A DNA window from Paenibacillus sp. HWE-109 contains the following coding sequences:
- a CDS encoding ATP-binding protein — protein MAAQGYSHAWEHYKDELTLLDRKLELLYKRRQKLTPDPQTDSFRGMFVSEDEFIRLVGGYGANEALDEEERALMAAIEESEAYLAARLGESRQTGIFLPLSYLSSVFGLSPVEEKFVMLGLAVELDRKYERIFGFLLDDLTRKTPNISLALQIACSQPEEMRAARTTFMAPEGRLARYLLQREESDNGSQSLLSKPLVLDKRIISFLLDSGEVDPKLKPAVQMVYPDEELTPLLVHEDFQQRLRGFIRDMSQAPAAERKRLAFHIWGNAGAGKKLQVKHLSSFFKKPLLLVDLADVLLHAASLEEQLSVIIREAILHQAMLCFTRLDVLYPEEPDQAAQQRLGRFHEQLDGYGGMVFLLAGRHNRLSWKPKERLLLEHELQVPDEGGRERLWTAFARELGVSAANLDFGVMSGKFRFTPGQIRRALMLARGYSAWQREPQADGEAAAAPQVLRLDALYKACYQQVQHKLERKATRIEPRYGWEDVVLPPEQKDQLRNACNQVKYRGVVYNDWGFEKKLAYGKGLSMLFAGPPGTGKTMSAQVVAGDLQLELYKVDLSQVISKYIGETEKNLHEIFEEAQLSNAVLFFDETDALFGKRSEVKDSHDKYANIETAYLLQKMEEYQGITVLATNLLNNIDEAFLRRINYVIKFPFPDSEYREKIWQSMFPPAAPLNDDVDFKYLAQRYEIAGGNIKNVVVSSAFLAAEAGDSIRMKHIIKSIRHELQKSGKILARQEWEDY, from the coding sequence ATGGCAGCTCAAGGATATTCACATGCATGGGAACATTATAAGGACGAGCTTACATTGTTGGATCGAAAGCTGGAGCTTCTATATAAACGCCGTCAAAAACTAACCCCTGATCCGCAAACGGATTCGTTCCGGGGGATGTTCGTGTCCGAAGATGAATTCATCCGTCTGGTCGGTGGATATGGGGCTAATGAGGCGTTGGATGAGGAAGAACGAGCGCTGATGGCTGCGATTGAAGAGAGTGAAGCTTACCTGGCTGCAAGGCTGGGAGAAAGCCGCCAAACAGGCATATTCCTGCCTTTATCTTATCTGTCATCCGTATTCGGGCTCTCTCCCGTGGAAGAAAAGTTCGTCATGCTTGGTCTAGCGGTAGAACTGGATCGCAAGTATGAGCGGATCTTTGGTTTTCTATTGGATGATTTGACTCGCAAAACACCTAATATCAGCTTGGCATTGCAGATTGCATGCAGTCAACCGGAGGAAATGAGGGCAGCGCGTACGACGTTCATGGCACCGGAAGGTCGCTTGGCTCGCTACCTGCTTCAACGGGAAGAATCTGACAACGGGAGTCAGTCTTTATTATCCAAACCGCTTGTATTAGATAAAAGGATTATCTCTTTCCTGTTGGATTCAGGTGAGGTTGATCCTAAGCTCAAGCCTGCGGTGCAAATGGTCTACCCTGATGAGGAGCTCACGCCTTTGCTCGTTCACGAGGACTTCCAGCAGCGGCTACGGGGCTTCATCCGCGATATGTCTCAGGCACCTGCGGCTGAGCGCAAGCGCCTGGCGTTCCACATCTGGGGGAACGCGGGCGCCGGCAAGAAGCTGCAGGTCAAGCACCTCAGCAGCTTCTTCAAGAAGCCGCTGCTGCTGGTTGATCTGGCGGACGTGCTGCTGCACGCGGCAAGTCTGGAAGAGCAGCTGAGCGTGATTATTCGCGAGGCGATTCTGCATCAGGCCATGCTGTGTTTCACACGGCTGGATGTGCTCTACCCAGAGGAGCCGGATCAGGCTGCACAGCAGCGGCTCGGGCGGTTTCACGAGCAGCTCGACGGCTACGGCGGCATGGTCTTTCTGCTCGCCGGGCGGCACAACCGGCTGAGCTGGAAGCCCAAGGAGCGGCTGCTCCTTGAGCATGAACTGCAAGTGCCGGACGAAGGCGGGCGTGAGCGCCTGTGGACGGCCTTCGCGCGCGAGCTCGGTGTGAGCGCGGCGAATCTTGACTTTGGGGTGATGAGCGGCAAATTCCGCTTCACCCCTGGGCAGATCCGCCGCGCGCTGATGCTGGCGCGCGGGTATTCCGCCTGGCAGCGCGAGCCGCAGGCGGATGGCGAAGCCGCAGCTGCGCCGCAGGTGCTGCGGCTGGACGCGCTCTACAAAGCGTGCTACCAGCAGGTGCAGCACAAGCTGGAGCGCAAGGCGACGCGCATCGAGCCGCGCTACGGGTGGGAGGACGTCGTGCTCCCACCCGAGCAGAAGGATCAGCTGCGCAACGCCTGCAATCAAGTGAAATATCGCGGCGTTGTCTACAACGACTGGGGTTTCGAGAAGAAGCTAGCCTACGGCAAGGGGCTTAGCATGCTGTTCGCCGGCCCGCCGGGCACGGGCAAGACGATGTCTGCGCAGGTTGTCGCCGGCGACCTGCAGCTAGAGCTGTACAAAGTCGATCTCTCGCAGGTGATCAGTAAATACATAGGCGAAACGGAGAAGAATCTGCATGAGATCTTCGAAGAAGCGCAGCTGAGCAATGCGGTGCTGTTCTTTGATGAGACGGATGCGCTGTTTGGCAAACGCTCGGAAGTGAAAGATTCGCATGATAAATACGCGAACATCGAAACCGCCTATCTGCTTCAGAAGATGGAGGAGTATCAAGGAATTACCGTGCTGGCTACGAATCTCTTAAATAATATTGATGAAGCCTTCTTGCGGCGCATTAACTACGTTATTAAATTTCCCTTTCCGGATAGTGAATACCGTGAAAAAATCTGGCAATCCATGTTTCCGCCTGCGGCACCGCTTAATGATGACGTTGATTTTAAGTATTTGGCGCAGCGCTACGAGATTGCCGGAGGCAACATCAAGAATGTCGTGGTTTCATCCGCATTCTTAGCTGCCGAAGCGGGTGACTCCATCCGGATGAAACATATTATCAAGTCCATCCGGCACGAACTACAGAAATCAGGCAAAATCCTCGCTCGGCAGGAGTGGGAGGACTATTAA
- a CDS encoding phage tail protein translates to MAGERRDPYRNFRFRIEVEGIQQAGFSEISGFDASLSVIEYREGNETITPRKLPGLAKYGNISLKWGVTDSMDMYNWMSESIQGKISRKTVTIIAINEEGGDVATWQVIEAWPSKYSAPSFKGTGNEVAIESLELAHEGMTRTK, encoded by the coding sequence ATGGCTGGCGAACGTAGGGATCCATACCGCAATTTTAGATTTCGAATTGAAGTAGAAGGTATTCAGCAAGCTGGATTCAGTGAAATTTCTGGATTTGACGCTTCCCTTTCGGTAATTGAATACCGCGAAGGCAACGAAACCATCACGCCTCGGAAGCTTCCGGGACTTGCAAAATACGGCAACATCTCATTGAAATGGGGGGTTACGGACTCCATGGATATGTACAACTGGATGTCAGAGTCCATTCAAGGTAAAATCTCCCGCAAAACGGTTACGATTATCGCGATCAACGAAGAAGGCGGAGATGTAGCGACTTGGCAGGTTATCGAAGCATGGCCGTCCAAGTACTCGGCACCTAGTTTCAAGGGTACGGGGAACGAAGTTGCGATCGAAAGCTTAGAGCTTGCCCATGAAGGCATGACGCGCACGAAGTAA
- a CDS encoding GGDEF domain-containing protein: MEQLPANDHIWNRKLIHLLWWILLIYEVAAMIGFFFDLYDQPAGWQSSFWQYQVLPTSFQLILMGAGYLTLHYLKRYSDFIMIIWTMTTVSIYMVCIPELMGSYELISIPIILASVYFQKKYIIFAYSLGMFCLISLFISQVNQGYSITPYKVIVSVTVLTSTALVCFAIMNKGLALITQLRESVVREQDLLIRNVMIDRLSKVDALTELFNHRSFQEHTDHLISHMPYDTPLELALMDIDNFKKINDTYGHWVGDVVLKTIGTLLKEVLGPDDMSFRYGGEEFAVLFVGKSHEEVMGLCEQLMQFIRETEIPEMPGQALTMSIGLAPYNRNTMKKAWFQQVDECLYVAKRNGKNRIHAHMSYEQR; this comes from the coding sequence ATGGAACAACTTCCGGCGAATGATCATATTTGGAACCGCAAACTTATCCATTTATTATGGTGGATTCTACTCATCTATGAAGTAGCGGCAATGATTGGTTTTTTCTTTGATTTATATGATCAGCCTGCTGGGTGGCAATCCAGCTTTTGGCAATACCAAGTTCTTCCCACTAGTTTTCAGCTTATACTTATGGGTGCCGGTTATCTGACGTTGCATTATCTCAAAAGATATAGTGATTTTATCATGATTATATGGACCATGACCACGGTCAGTATTTATATGGTTTGCATCCCGGAACTGATGGGTAGTTACGAGTTAATTAGCATCCCTATTATTTTGGCCTCTGTCTATTTCCAAAAAAAATATATTATCTTCGCTTATAGTTTAGGCATGTTTTGTTTAATCAGCTTATTTATTAGCCAGGTTAATCAAGGATACTCGATTACACCCTATAAAGTGATTGTCTCTGTTACAGTGCTTACTTCCACCGCTCTCGTCTGTTTTGCCATTATGAACAAAGGCTTGGCGCTTATTACTCAGCTCAGAGAATCGGTTGTTCGCGAGCAGGATCTCCTTATCCGCAATGTCATGATTGATCGGTTGTCCAAGGTAGATGCCCTCACGGAGCTGTTTAATCATCGTTCCTTTCAAGAGCACACTGATCACCTTATTTCGCATATGCCTTATGACACACCATTGGAACTAGCCCTGATGGATATCGATAATTTCAAAAAAATTAATGATACCTATGGTCACTGGGTCGGTGATGTCGTGCTCAAAACCATCGGTACTCTCCTCAAAGAAGTGCTCGGGCCAGATGATATGTCGTTTCGCTATGGCGGAGAGGAATTCGCTGTTCTTTTCGTGGGCAAGAGCCATGAAGAAGTCATGGGCTTGTGTGAACAACTGATGCAATTCATTCGGGAGACAGAAATTCCAGAGATGCCGGGGCAAGCATTGACGATGAGTATCGGGCTTGCGCCTTACAATCGGAATACGATGAAAAAAGCCTGGTTTCAACAGGTGGATGAATGTTTATACGTCGCCAAACGCAATGGCAAAAATCGAATTCATGCCCATATGTCCTATGAACAACGTTAA
- a CDS encoding phage baseplate assembly protein V, protein MFKAPDITIGGVTDFASQKIGGVMVAVVTNNNDPDKMGRVKLKLPMQETDTETDWVRIATFMGGKDMGSLFIPEVNDEVLVAFHLGELRQPFVIGMLWNPKNMPPAPAEKNDLRMIKSRSGHELAFNDKSGDESITIKTKKGQIIELKDKDDSISIADQSGNNKITIKGGSANEISVVSSSSKITMNAKGDVAIESSKEIKIKSTQINIEASATMALKAGATLDLKSDGIINIKGSMVKIN, encoded by the coding sequence ATGTTCAAGGCTCCCGATATTACGATAGGCGGTGTGACGGATTTTGCCAGCCAGAAAATTGGCGGTGTCATGGTAGCCGTGGTTACTAATAATAATGATCCCGATAAAATGGGGCGAGTGAAACTCAAGCTTCCCATGCAGGAAACGGATACGGAGACAGATTGGGTGCGTATCGCGACGTTCATGGGCGGCAAAGATATGGGCAGTCTGTTCATTCCGGAAGTGAATGATGAGGTGTTGGTTGCGTTCCATCTAGGGGAGCTGCGTCAACCTTTCGTGATCGGTATGCTCTGGAATCCTAAGAATATGCCGCCTGCGCCTGCGGAGAAGAATGATTTGCGGATGATCAAATCACGTTCCGGTCATGAATTAGCTTTCAATGACAAGAGCGGTGACGAGAGCATTACGATCAAAACGAAAAAAGGTCAAATCATCGAGCTCAAAGATAAGGATGACAGCATTTCGATCGCCGATCAGAGCGGCAATAACAAGATCACGATCAAAGGCGGCTCGGCTAATGAGATTTCTGTGGTCAGCAGCAGTTCCAAAATCACGATGAATGCCAAAGGCGATGTAGCCATTGAGAGTTCCAAAGAAATTAAAATTAAATCGACACAAATTAACATAGAAGCATCTGCGACCATGGCTCTGAAGGCAGGCGCAACACTCGATTTGAAATCGGATGGCATTATTAATATTAAGGGCAGTATGGTCAAAATCAATTAG
- a CDS encoding phage late control D family protein, whose product MATLQLDTSSFTYDDLAKKYKEFFSPAYLITVDGTKISDSIAIATIRVDTSIDGTADSFSFRITNAYDITKNDFQWLSDFALGKAIDISLGYVDKFTPVFTGYITSVVVDFPEDGSPGLIVRGMDMSYLMMKGTKSRSWNKKKYSDVVTEIAKEYGAKTQIDATTTEFPTISQSQINDYHFIQNLANLVNYDFFVVGKNVYFRKPLTDMTAVMTLEMGKTLRNLTIDMNLSEQITGVTVRAWDNKELKVIQGESGTIAKLGSNSKTGKDLLAAKGKFVEHIYTNAASAEEAKTYADALLNRRAMKLISGTGECIGIPEIRAGRYMKLDGVGKKFDQPYYVTGATHIFDDEGYTTRFQIGGNAV is encoded by the coding sequence ATGGCGACATTACAATTGGATACAAGCTCTTTTACCTATGATGATCTAGCCAAAAAATATAAGGAATTTTTCTCTCCCGCTTATTTGATCACCGTGGATGGCACGAAGATTTCGGACAGCATTGCCATTGCAACGATCCGTGTAGATACGTCCATTGATGGTACAGCGGACTCGTTTTCTTTCCGCATTACGAACGCTTACGACATCACGAAGAATGATTTCCAGTGGCTCTCCGATTTTGCCTTAGGGAAAGCCATCGATATCAGCTTGGGTTATGTCGATAAATTTACCCCTGTTTTTACAGGGTATATTACGTCGGTCGTTGTGGATTTTCCTGAGGATGGTTCTCCCGGTCTTATTGTACGGGGGATGGATATGTCTTATTTGATGATGAAGGGGACGAAGTCGCGTTCCTGGAATAAGAAGAAATACAGCGATGTGGTTACGGAAATTGCCAAGGAGTATGGCGCCAAGACGCAGATCGATGCGACAACGACGGAGTTTCCAACGATTTCTCAGAGTCAAATAAATGATTATCATTTTATTCAAAACTTAGCGAATCTGGTCAATTATGACTTCTTCGTTGTCGGCAAAAATGTATACTTTCGCAAGCCCCTGACAGACATGACGGCTGTGATGACACTCGAAATGGGTAAAACCCTACGCAATTTGACCATTGATATGAATCTGTCCGAGCAGATTACTGGCGTGACTGTCAGGGCTTGGGACAATAAAGAGCTCAAGGTCATTCAAGGGGAGTCGGGCACGATAGCTAAGCTTGGCTCAAACTCCAAGACTGGGAAAGATTTACTGGCAGCTAAGGGGAAGTTCGTGGAACATATTTATACGAATGCCGCATCCGCTGAAGAAGCCAAAACTTATGCAGATGCGCTGCTGAACAGGCGGGCTATGAAACTGATCAGCGGGACAGGGGAATGTATCGGGATACCAGAAATCCGTGCCGGGCGCTATATGAAGCTGGATGGTGTCGGCAAGAAGTTTGATCAGCCCTATTATGTGACTGGAGCGACGCATATTTTTGATGATGAAGGCTATACAACTCGCTTTCAGATTGGAGGGAATGCGGTATAA
- a CDS encoding CIS tube protein, translating into MALKKAVIIVDKGNSKETVPVLFNPGEYTLDTRNSYSWKTVPGLSMPIGQFVSGGTTTLSMDFYFDTYEKGTDVRNYTKKISGLLDVEKELHAPPICRFVWGSLDFKGVVEKVTQQFTMFLDTGVPVRAKLNVVFRSWHSKKEQLQTIPRHSADRTKQKMLKQGDQLWMLAAHEYEDPSLWREIAKANHIDNPLKVVTGRRISVPRLD; encoded by the coding sequence ATGGCACTCAAGAAAGCAGTAATTATCGTAGACAAGGGCAACAGCAAAGAGACCGTCCCCGTATTATTCAACCCTGGTGAATACACGCTCGACACGAGAAACAGCTACTCTTGGAAAACAGTGCCTGGTTTGTCCATGCCCATCGGCCAATTCGTGAGCGGCGGAACGACAACGCTCTCGATGGATTTTTATTTTGACACCTATGAAAAAGGGACGGATGTTCGTAACTATACGAAGAAAATTTCTGGGTTGTTGGATGTAGAGAAAGAATTGCATGCGCCTCCGATTTGCCGATTCGTGTGGGGCTCCTTGGATTTCAAAGGGGTTGTTGAGAAAGTGACACAGCAGTTTACGATGTTTCTGGATACGGGCGTTCCAGTCCGGGCGAAGCTCAATGTCGTATTCCGCTCCTGGCACAGCAAGAAAGAGCAATTGCAAACCATACCCCGGCATTCGGCAGATCGTACGAAACAGAAGATGCTGAAACAGGGCGATCAGCTCTGGATGCTGGCAGCCCATGAGTATGAAGACCCGAGTCTCTGGCGGGAAATCGCCAAAGCCAATCACATAGATAACCCACTTAAAGTGGTCACGGGACGCCGCATTTCGGTCCCAAGATTGGATTGA
- a CDS encoding phage tail assembly protein, translated as MAFKTEYEFELPRGYVDDNGTLHKRGVMRLATAADEILPMRDQRVQQNPGYLTIILLTRVITNLGDLRAIDTRVVEKFFTADLAFLQNFYRQINEMEVPTVHTSCPKCEHEFDVDVSFLDEMAGA; from the coding sequence ATGGCTTTCAAAACCGAATATGAATTCGAGCTGCCTAGAGGCTATGTGGATGATAACGGAACGCTGCACAAGAGGGGCGTCATGAGACTTGCTACAGCTGCGGACGAAATTTTGCCAATGCGCGACCAACGTGTACAGCAGAATCCAGGTTATTTAACGATCATCCTGCTTACCCGTGTCATCACAAATCTTGGTGATTTGCGTGCGATTGATACGCGAGTCGTAGAGAAGTTCTTTACAGCAGATCTCGCTTTCCTCCAGAATTTCTATCGTCAAATTAATGAAATGGAAGTGCCGACCGTACATACCAGCTGCCCGAAATGTGAGCATGAGTTCGATGTGGACGTGTCTTTTTTGGACGAGATGGCGGGGGCATAA
- a CDS encoding DUF6760 family protein has product MTGYPIDKIYEEAGFIAYYFHWTHDEIMSMEHRERRTWCEEISRINRNLNDDGKKQPDNPFDVFGKR; this is encoded by the coding sequence ATAACGGGATATCCCATTGACAAGATCTATGAGGAAGCGGGCTTTATTGCTTACTATTTTCATTGGACACATGATGAAATCATGTCAATGGAACACCGGGAACGCCGCACGTGGTGTGAGGAGATATCCCGCATCAACCGCAATTTGAACGACGATGGCAAAAAGCAGCCGGACAATCCTTTTGATGTGTTCGGTAAGAGGTGA
- a CDS encoding phage tail protein produces the protein MVSDYHYIGGAFRFVVELDGLFVAGFSEVTGMKAETEVKPLWEGGVNTHPHYMIQHTKFPNIVLKRGITNSSELWDWHYNVSQGKIERMNGSIILNNELGKEMCRWNFFNAFPVKWNGPDLNASTGNVAIESIELVHEGLKAIFK, from the coding sequence ATGGTATCCGATTATCATTATATTGGTGGCGCATTCCGGTTCGTAGTCGAGTTGGACGGATTGTTTGTCGCTGGCTTCTCCGAAGTGACGGGCATGAAGGCCGAAACGGAAGTAAAGCCGCTATGGGAAGGCGGCGTGAATACGCATCCTCACTATATGATTCAACATACGAAGTTTCCTAACATTGTGCTGAAAAGAGGAATAACCAACTCCAGTGAGCTCTGGGACTGGCATTACAATGTATCGCAAGGCAAAATCGAGCGGATGAACGGCTCTATCATCCTGAATAATGAATTAGGCAAAGAGATGTGCCGATGGAATTTCTTCAATGCATTCCCGGTGAAATGGAACGGGCCGGATTTAAATGCAAGCACCGGCAATGTGGCAATTGAGTCGATTGAGCTGGTGCATGAGGGTTTAAAGGCCATTTTTAAATAA
- a CDS encoding DUF4255 domain-containing protein: protein MNPIGDYSVIADVSASLIKLLRENMTPDPIPQPEMIGLASPVDKGDFYLSLYLYNIRESGENRRTHMISRGTNEIQFPPMVVDLSYLLTVQSPAELQSRALDEHRILGRAMQVLYDHSVLRGSMTLGTLAEQDEEVRIVMDPFKGESILNLWNFAETPYRLSVSYTVGPVNIDSTRIRTTKRVSETDFRIQG from the coding sequence GTGAACCCCATAGGCGATTATTCGGTAATTGCTGATGTAAGCGCATCTCTGATCAAGTTGCTCAGAGAAAACATGACCCCAGATCCCATACCCCAACCAGAGATGATTGGGCTTGCTTCGCCTGTCGATAAAGGTGATTTCTACTTATCTCTTTATTTGTACAACATTCGCGAAAGTGGCGAGAATCGCCGCACCCACATGATTTCCCGAGGGACGAATGAGATCCAGTTTCCTCCTATGGTGGTAGATCTCAGCTATTTGCTGACGGTTCAGTCACCAGCCGAGCTGCAGTCCAGAGCATTGGATGAACACCGGATTCTAGGTCGAGCGATGCAAGTTCTCTATGATCATTCCGTACTAAGAGGATCAATGACGCTAGGAACTCTAGCAGAGCAAGATGAAGAGGTTCGCATTGTCATGGACCCTTTCAAAGGAGAAAGCATCCTGAATTTATGGAATTTCGCAGAAACCCCCTACAGATTATCAGTCAGTTATACCGTTGGGCCTGTAAATATTGATTCCACTCGTATCAGAACAACCAAAAGGGTTTCGGAAACCGATTTTCGTATACAAGGTTAG
- a CDS encoding beta-sandwich domain-containing protein — MEHIRVSQLKTRVSLVVCVIDASTSKTPLGNTTTVYLEGTRSKAISKSNGSYIFNDLPPGDYRLTVSSEYYFPEQSLITVGTDNFIEIVQLKPLPSYPFSQGAGLIRAMLKDAAGAPIMDAKLQARIVTEECARARIMMDQADKGALEVTLGSFTGTIAAGDAYILRGRGAKPAEEHIRIVEVLEYQKRFRLERKLTKAYTRGSLLLPVQETRSTERGEAVIAFRGNRIQAFQTELIITYGKDRSELTKEVLVSEGMTTNLGVIRLT; from the coding sequence GTGGAACATATTCGCGTATCGCAATTGAAAACCCGAGTCTCCCTTGTTGTTTGCGTGATCGACGCAAGTACCTCGAAAACTCCTCTTGGCAACACAACCACCGTTTATTTGGAAGGCACCCGTTCGAAAGCAATAAGTAAATCGAATGGTTCCTATATATTCAATGACTTGCCACCCGGTGATTACCGATTAACGGTAAGCAGCGAGTACTATTTCCCAGAACAGTCTCTGATCACCGTAGGAACCGACAATTTTATTGAGATTGTTCAGCTAAAACCACTGCCATCATATCCTTTTTCGCAAGGAGCAGGGTTGATCCGAGCGATGTTGAAGGATGCCGCAGGAGCTCCTATTATGGACGCCAAGCTGCAAGCAAGGATTGTAACCGAGGAATGCGCGCGTGCCCGGATTATGATGGATCAAGCGGATAAAGGCGCACTGGAAGTTACGCTGGGTTCGTTCACCGGAACGATTGCAGCAGGAGATGCCTACATCCTGCGGGGGCGAGGCGCCAAACCGGCTGAAGAACACATCCGCATCGTCGAGGTATTGGAGTATCAGAAACGATTCCGCCTAGAACGTAAGCTGACCAAAGCTTACACAAGGGGCTCGTTGCTGCTGCCTGTCCAAGAAACCCGATCAACAGAGCGGGGAGAAGCAGTAATCGCTTTTCGTGGTAATCGGATTCAAGCTTTTCAGACGGAGCTCATTATTACTTACGGCAAAGACCGTTCGGAGCTAACGAAAGAAGTTTTGGTATCCGAGGGGATGACAACCAATTTGGGGGTTATACGTCTGACCTGA
- a CDS encoding phage tail sheath family protein, which translates to MADYLSPGVYVEEFDSGAQPLEGASTSTAGFIGLAQRGEIEGVPQLVTSVADFHRLFGSYLSENEFGEYRFLSYAVEHFYLNGGSRCYVMRVAPTDAKVATNKADTNKEAAILEIASKNPGTWGNQIRIVVVPSSKAKTQIYEVISEKQYRVKNNAGFNVGDVVAFEAAGQKQYNKVVASQDNIIELAEELDGDVTDAGLLPSKVLTTSEFTLHVFYGDEAETYEKVSLNISAANHIEKIVSRSNIITVKDLTDGKDLGAIAPFEVLSGENETVGKFQIALSGGSNGSIAQVTPDVFMGVDRGPGKRTGIQSFIDNDVVSIIAIPGVTEPTVQLSLVAHCENLGSRFAVLDIPREKTKVADVMTHRNIFDSSYAAMYNPWLQVFDPLDKRNIYIPPSGSVIGIYSRSDQTRGVQKAPANEVVRGAVGLDCQYNKGEQDILNPQGVNLIRHFAGQGIRVWGARTTSSNGLWKYVNVRRLFIFIEESIKNGTNWVVFEPNDEQLWARVQRTIDAFLTRVWRDGALMGGSPSEAFYINIGRSTMTQDDIDNGRLICVIGVAPVKPAEFVIFRITQKTREE; encoded by the coding sequence ATGGCTGACTATTTATCACCTGGAGTCTATGTGGAAGAGTTTGACAGCGGAGCACAACCGCTTGAGGGTGCAAGCACAAGTACGGCCGGGTTTATAGGGCTTGCGCAAAGAGGGGAAATTGAAGGTGTCCCTCAATTGGTTACAAGTGTAGCTGATTTCCATCGTTTATTCGGCAGTTATTTGTCGGAGAATGAGTTTGGTGAGTACCGTTTCCTTTCGTATGCTGTAGAGCATTTTTATCTAAATGGGGGTTCTCGCTGTTACGTTATGCGCGTAGCGCCAACTGACGCTAAAGTTGCAACGAACAAAGCAGACACCAACAAAGAAGCGGCGATCCTTGAGATTGCTTCCAAAAATCCTGGGACATGGGGCAACCAAATCCGTATCGTTGTTGTACCATCCAGCAAAGCCAAAACACAAATCTATGAAGTGATCAGCGAAAAACAATACCGTGTGAAAAACAATGCGGGGTTCAACGTTGGTGACGTTGTAGCGTTCGAAGCTGCTGGTCAAAAACAATACAACAAAGTCGTCGCTTCCCAAGATAACATTATTGAGCTTGCTGAAGAGCTTGATGGCGATGTAACAGACGCTGGTTTGCTGCCTTCCAAAGTATTAACAACTTCCGAGTTCACTCTGCATGTGTTCTATGGTGATGAAGCTGAGACTTATGAGAAAGTATCTTTGAACATCTCCGCAGCTAATCATATCGAGAAAATTGTTTCTCGTTCGAATATCATCACGGTCAAAGATTTGACTGATGGCAAAGATCTAGGCGCAATTGCTCCTTTTGAAGTGCTTTCTGGTGAAAATGAAACCGTTGGCAAGTTCCAGATCGCCTTGTCCGGCGGAAGCAACGGCTCCATCGCGCAAGTGACGCCTGATGTCTTCATGGGTGTAGACCGCGGTCCTGGCAAACGTACAGGGATTCAGTCTTTCATCGATAACGATGTTGTCAGCATCATTGCGATTCCGGGTGTAACTGAGCCTACGGTTCAACTATCTCTGGTAGCACACTGTGAGAATCTGGGCAGCCGCTTTGCGGTTCTGGATATTCCGCGTGAGAAAACCAAAGTAGCAGATGTTATGACCCACCGCAACATTTTTGACAGCAGTTATGCAGCGATGTACAATCCATGGTTGCAAGTTTTTGATCCATTGGACAAAAGAAATATTTACATCCCGCCATCCGGCTCTGTGATTGGGATCTACTCCCGTTCCGACCAAACGCGCGGCGTTCAAAAAGCGCCTGCCAATGAAGTCGTACGCGGTGCAGTTGGTCTGGATTGTCAGTACAACAAAGGCGAGCAAGATATCTTGAACCCGCAAGGCGTGAACTTGATCCGTCATTTTGCAGGCCAGGGTATCCGCGTTTGGGGTGCTCGCACAACTTCTTCCAATGGCTTATGGAAATATGTGAACGTAAGACGCTTGTTCATCTTCATTGAAGAGTCAATTAAGAATGGCACGAACTGGGTCGTATTCGAACCGAATGATGAACAGCTATGGGCTCGTGTCCAACGGACCATAGATGCCTTCTTAACTCGTGTATGGAGAGACGGTGCCTTAATGGGCGGAAGTCCTTCCGAGGCCTTCTACATTAACATTGGTCGCAGTACGATGACACAGGATGATATCGACAATGGTCGACTCATCTGTGTGATTGGGGTTGCTCCGGTCAAACCTGCCGAGTTCGTGATCTTCCGCATTACTCAGAAAACAAGAGAAGAATAG